The window GATCCAGAGTACGATTGCACGGTGGTTCATGTAAATGATGCGAGTCGTGCGGTAACTATTGCTGGAGAAATTATTGAGAAGAAGGATGGTGGTCATCTCGCTTTCGCGAAAGCGAAAAAAGAAGAATACACCAAACTAAGAACTGACTTTTTAGGAAGAGCTAAGAAAAAAGAGTTTTCAAAATTAGAGCAAGCTCGCAAGAACAAATTAGCTTTAGATTGGAATAATTTTGAGGCTGTAAAACCAAAAAAACTTGGCGTTCACACTCTTGATGAGATCGATTTTAATGAATTGAAAGACTACATCGATTGGTCGCCATTTTTTAGAAGCTGGGATCTACACGGTCGCTATCCAGATATTTTAACTGATGAGGTCGTAGGCGAGCAAGCGACAGAACTCTTTAAAGATGCTCAAGAAATGCTTTCTCAAATCATTGAAGAGAATTGGCTTGAAGCCAAAGCTGTTTATGGACTTTTTCCTGCTAATTCAGTTAATGATGACGATATAAAAGTAACCAGCGATCAAGAATACATTTTTAGAACATTAAGGCAACAATCTAAAAAAGCAGCAGGAAAACCCAACATTGCTCTTGCCGATTTTATCGCACCACAATCAATTGACAAACAAGATTATATAGGAGCGTTTTGCGTTACTACAGGTTTTGGTGTGGCTGAAAAAGCAAAAGAATTTGAAAAGGATCATGACGATTATAATTCCATCATGCTCAAAGCTCTCGCAGATCGATTTGCAGAAGCACTTGCAGAGTACCTACACTTGAGAATACGTAAAGAATTTTGGGGTTATGCTAGTGATGAGAATCTAGCAAATGACTCCTTGATTAAAGAAGAATACAAAGGAATACGTCCAGCGCCAGGATATCCAGCCTGTCCAGATCATTTGGAGAAATTGACGATTTGGGAATTACTCGATGTAGAAAAACATACAGGTGTGACCTTAACGGATAGTCTTGCCATGTGGCCAGCAGCAAGTGTTTCTGGATATTATATAGGTCATCCAGAAGCAAAGTACTTCGGTCTTGGGAAAATCAAGGAAGATCAAGTAGCAGATTATGCAAATCGAAAAGGCATCTCCACGGAGAAAGCTACAAAATGGCTCAATCCCAACATCGCCGATTAATATTAAGGACACTAAGCACAACAAATGAAAATTACCAAACATATACAAAAGGCTACAAAGCCACTTTTTAGCTTTGAGATCATTCCGCCAGTGAAGGGAAAGTCTATAAAACAATTGTACGACAACATCGATCCTTTGATGGAGTTTAAACCACCATTTATTGATGTAACAACCTCACGAGAAGAGTTCATTTATCTAGAAAAAGAAAACGGATTGCTTGAAAAACGACTGACTAGAATGCGTCCTGGAACTCTTGGAATATGCGCTTCTATACAAAACAGGTATCATGTAGATACTGTGCCGCACTTGCTTTGTGGTGGTTTTACTAAGCAGGAAACCGAGTATTTGCTAGTCGATTGTCAGTATTTAGGAATCGATAATGTCATGGCTTTACGTGGCGATGCACGAAAAGAGGAACGTCGCTTTGAAAAGACTACTGATGGACATGAGTATGCCATCGATCTAGTAAAGCAAATTCAAAAGCTTAATGAAGGAAGTTATTTGCATGAAGTAATTGAGATTACTTGCGATGTCGATTTCTGTATAGGTGTTGCCGGCTATCCAGAAAAGCATGAGGAATCGCCATCTATGAAAAGCGATCTTAAAAGGCTTAAAGAAAAGGTAGATGCCGGCGCAGATTATGTGGTCACACAAATGTTTTTTGATAATCAGAAGTATTTTGAGTTTGTAAAATGTGCACGTGCAGCAGGAATTCAAGTTCCTATTATTCCAGGAATTAAACCGCTAGCGACTAAGAAACATTTGAATCTCTTGCCACAAACCTTTAATTTAGACTTACCAGAAACTCTTGTTGAAGCTGTCGAATCCTGTAAAAATAATAAAGAGGTAAGACAGGTAGGAGTCGAGTTTTGTATTGAGCAATGCAAAGAACTTCTCGCGCACGATGTTCCAGTATTACATTTTTATAGCATGGGCAAAAGTGATAATATTGAGTCAATTGCAAGAGCTATTTTTTAATTTAAAAAGATTTTTAGCCCTTTAATCGATTAAATTCGAGATAGGTTTACATTGATTGATTTTTGGATACTTTTCTATCGTAGTTTCGTTTATATGTTTAAAACGTGTTTAGGTTTATTAATTTGTCTCGCTTTCGCGAAAGCGGTTACCGCACAAACTACAGAAGAATTTCCAAAAGTGGCAACGCTAGACGCCTCTTTTTTATATGGTTCGATATTAGAACACAATCCGGATATCGCACACTTAATCACTGATCATCCTACAGGAATTTTATTGAGTTACAATCGCAAAACCTTTGGTGAAGAAGAATGGCAATCTAGATTTGGGTTTCCAGATTGGGGTTTTAGTGCGGCTTACCAAGACATGAAAACCTACGAGTTGGGTGAGGCTTACAGCGCTTATGCTCATTATAATTTTCATTTTTTCAATCGTAATTTCCAATTGAGAATAGGTCAAGGGCTTGCTTATGTGACAAAGCCTTTTGATGAGATTGAGAATCCGCGAAACAATGCTTATGGTTCTACGATTACAAGTACTACTTACCTCAATGCGGTTTACAGAAAAGAGAATATTGTAAAAGGATTAGGTTTTCACGCTGGCGCAACTATCATTCATTATTCTAATGCAAATGTGAGAGCACCTAATAATTCTACAAACACTTGGTTTTTTCAAGCTGGATTGAACTATACGTTGAATAAAGAAAATATTCCAGAATTCAAGATTTGGGAGAAAAGAAAATATTCTGAGCCTATTCATTACAACTTTGTTGCAAGAACTGGATTTAATGAAAGTGATTACCGTGGTAGTGGACAGTTTCCGTTTTACGACTTTTCATTTTATGCCGATAAAAGAATCAATATTAAGAGTAGTTTAAATGCAGGAACAGAAGTTTTTATAAGTGAATTTCTTAAAGAATATAGAGACTATCAGGCTAATAGTTTTCTAGAAGAAGGAATTACTGGCGATGAAAACTTCCAGCGAGTGGGCGTTTTTATAGGTCATGAATTGCATTTGGGTAAAACCAGTGTTTTGACACAATTCGGTTATTATGTGTATTGGCCTATACCATTTGAATCTCGTATTTATAATAGAATGGGATTGCAAAGAAGACTTACAGATCATGTTTTTGCAAGTTTAACGCTCAAATCTCATGGCGCTGCGGCTGAAGGTGTGAGTTTTGGAATAGGATATAGATTATGAAGATGAATTATAAATTTACTCAAGCATTTTACTGGCCGTCATTACTATTGATATTGTTTGTTATCTCCTGTGATTCAGAAGATGGTTTGAACTGTACTCAAGCTGCTGGTGACTTTATCGAACAAGAATATGAGTTAGAGTCTTTTGATAAGATCTTGGTTTTTGAACGTTTGAAACTGACCGTAAAAGATGGACCAATTCAAAAAGTAGTGGTAAAAACTGGAGAGAACCTTTTAAATGATGTGGATGTTACCGTAAATGATGGTAGACTAGAAGTCGTTAATAATAACGGCTGCAACCTTGTTAGAGATTATGGAATCACCGAGGTTGTAGTCACGTCGCCCAATATTACTGAGATAAGATCCAGTACTGGAGAAGACGTGCGGTCAGAAGGTGTTTTAGGCTGGGATAATCTAACGTTACTTTCTAACGATGGCCCAGAAGAGGATTTTTATCATTCTACGGGAGATTTTAGATTGCAACTGGATGTTCTAAACCTTACTATCAATACTAATAAACTAAGCAATTTCTATCTTTCAGGAACTGTAGAAAATGCCGATTTCAATTGGGATGAAGGCGATGGAAGGCTGATTGCAAATGATCTAATTATTCAAAATGCGCAGATCTTTCATCGTGGGACAGCTTCTTGGAATGTGGACGTAAGAGAGAATATATCTGGGATCATAAATGGTTACGGCGATGTTATCTTGAAATCAAGACCTACCACCGTGGATGTTCAAGAAACCTGGCAAGGAAGATTGGTTATTGATAACTAAAAGGGATATTATGTTCTCGCTTTCGCGAAAGCGAAAACTAAAAAAAGCACCTCGATTAATTAAAACCGAAGTGCTTTCTATTCAAAAGAATTTTTTTATTTCAATACGATAGGAAGTTCTGTCCTGTATTTTCCCCATCCAGTTTTAAGGTGAACTGTGTTGTCTTTATTAGGAGAATACATGGTAATGCTTAATTGCTCCAAACTTTCACTATCCATAGTTACAGGAACGGAAACCGTTACCACATCAAGTTCTGGCTTGTGAGAATAATTTCCCCAACCGTCATTTTCTGAATTGATATGGAACGTCCATTCTTTTTCTGTAGGAGTTACTACGATAGAATAACGGCCAGCTTTAACTAGTTTATCGCCTATCATTGCGTCTTGCATCAACAATAGCTCTGTACTTTCATTGGCACCCAATCTCCAGGACTTACCGTAAACAGTAATGCCATCTTTTTTCTTGTCTTCAGTAGTAAATATGTTTCTATCTTTTAAGCTAGGTCTGCCATAAAGAACTCTAATTTTAGGCTCAGTAACACCTTTTCTAAAGGCACGTTTTGCAGCATCTGCAGGAAAGAATGCAGCATCCATCGGGCTTTTATCTACAGGACTAAATTCTTGTGCGTAAAGTGATGAAGTAGATAAGATTACCGCAAGTAATAAAATGTATTTTTTCATGATAAAGTTTTTAATTGGCTTTAAAAATAGACACTACATATCACGAAAACTTCACTTTAACAATACTCTATGATTCGGTTTTTTGAAATTCTGTTTTGTAAAGCATCAAACCACTAGATGGTGCGATGTGAGAAAGATGTATTTTAAGTATATTTGAAATAATAAGATTTTCAATTATGGTAATGACAATCAAGAGAGGTGCGACAAAAAAAAGCATCAAAATAATATTAGAAAATTTATCCCAGGATTTTAAACCTAAAGGTGTAGATGTAAAAAAATTTGTAGGCAAAATAAATATACCGAAAGATGCTTTAGATATTCAAAAAGAATTTCGTGATGAGTGGAAATAAGCTCTTTTTAGATACAAACATTATTTTGTATCTCTTAAACGGAGACCAGACATTGGCTGAACTGCTAGATGGTAAACAATTATATATTTCGGTAATTACAGAGTTGGAATTACTAGCTTTTAAAGGTATTGCTACTTCTGAGGAAGAAGTCATTAGTGAATTTATATCTCAATGTAAAACCATTTCTATTAATAAGACTGTAAAAGAAGAAACTATAAGAATACGCAAATCCTACGGAACTAAACTTCCTGATAGCATTATAATTGCAACTGCGTTATATCTAGATTTTCCTCTTATTACAGCTGATGTTGAATTTAAAAAAGTAGAAGAATTAACACTTGTGCTTTACGAGAATAATTGATTGATCTTTCTTAATAAAATGTAATAGCGTTATAATACTGAGACAAAAGCGCCTAGAAAGTTAGATGTTTTTTATTGAATTTAAATAAAGCTTCAAGATTGTGAATTTAGGTGGTCGTAAATAGTGACCGCTTTATTTTTGAAAGGGTTACAAGATTCTTGGTGTATTTTGATGTCAATTTAAAAGTAAATTAAATTTCAGTCAAAATTCATGATCTTATTAATACTTTAAATAAAAGAATTACAAAAACTCACTTTTGTAAAGCATCAAACCACTAGATGGTGCGATATGAGAAAGATGTATTTTTTTGCTACCATCTAATGTCTCTACAAACTCTTCTAAAGTAAGTTTGTGCATTCCTAAATCAATCAACATTCCCATCATAAGGCGTACTTGATGACGCTTAAATCCTGCTCCTGTCACTCTGAAAACAAAACTTTCTTCTGGGAAAAAGTTTGCGGTAAAAAGCTCATTCTTTTCAATGTAACAGCTTTCAATAGTTGAGGTAGTTTCTGTGGTTTCAGAAGGTTTATAAGTATACGACCAGAAGTCATGTGTTCCTTCAAATAATCGAGCTGCCGTTTGCATGATTTCTATATCCAGCTCACTTTTCATATATACCATCATAGATGCACAAAACGGATGGAACTTTTCTCCATGCGAAAAAAGATAAATGTATTCCTTAATTTTAGGAGCTTGAATGACATTAAAATCTTTGCCTGTCTTCTCAATTTCTAACGCTCTAATGTCGCTAGGTAAATTCTGATTAAAGTCGGCTAGGAATGAATCTGGTTCTAACTCTTTAGAATCGTCTAGGAATAATTCAATCCAAGTTTCATTTACCGATACTTTTGCATCTGTTCTTCCAGCGGCAAGAACTTTAAAATTAGAATGATCAAAAACATAACGCAAGGTTCTCAATACCATACGTTCTACTGTTGGGATGTTGTTGGGTTGTTTTTGCCAGCCATGAAATCTAAAACCTAGGTATTGCAGCTTGATCAGGAAAAACTGACGGTTATTTTGAGCAAAAGGTCCTGGATTCATAGAATTAAGTAGAAAGCAAAATTAGTTATTTCTCACCATTCCACTCGGCATAAAACTGATCTAAAAAATCCTGCATAAAGTAGTGACGTTGCTGTGCGATTTTCTTACCAGTTTCAGTATTCATTAAGTCTTTAAGCAATAGCAGTTTCTCATAAAAATGATTGATAGTGGGCGCAGTGCTTTTTTTGTACTGTTCTTTAGTCATGTTTAAATCTGGAGCAATCTCAGGATTATAGATAGCTCTATTTTTAAAACCTCCATAATTAAAAGTACGCGCGATTCCTATGGCACCTATCGCATCCAGTCTATCAGCATCTTGAACTACGTCCAATTCTATACTGGTAAAATTTTTGCTTTGATGACCGCCTTTATAAGAAATGTATTTGATGATATTTTCTATGTGGAGAATTACATCTTCTGGAACTTCAAGAGACTCCAGAAACTCTCGTGCTACTTTTGGGCCAACGGTTTCATCACCATCGTGAAACTTTGAGTCGGCTATATCATGGAGAAGTGCTCCTAATTCTACGATGACACGATCGCACTTTTCGTTTTGCGCGATCAATTTGGCATTTTTCCAAACTCGTTCTATGTGGAACCAGTCGTGTCCACCTTCAGCATTTTTTAAGGTGTTTTTTACAAACTCTACGGTTTTGTCTATGATTTGTTGTTGGGTCATGATTTTAAGTAAAACATCTTCAATTACAATTACATTCAACAGGGTTTAGCATATTAGAGTTAATATTGCAAAAATTACCTGCTTCATTGTAATTATTACTATCTAAAGTAATACTGGCAGCTAAAGTGTTCAAACCACAAAAATTTGATAAATTAGGGTTGATAACTATATTGATAAATTGCACATGTTGTAATGATGTTAGACCGTTTAGGTTTTGCAAATTATTATTATAACTTATCACTAAATTACCAGAGATGTTTGTGAGGTTTGGAAAATCAAAACCTTGAGCGAAATCGCTATCATCCAAAGTGAGACTACCTACATTATTTAAATTAGAAAATAAGAGGTGATTTAATTGGTGATTATCTCTGAAGGTAAGTATTGGAATAGAAGTTAAACTATTATTTTGAAAATTTGTCAATTGATCATTATCTTCAATTAATAATCGCCCACAATTTTGAAGCCCATCAATGTTTAGATTAGTTATTCCATTTTTTTGAATGTTAAAATAATTTACAACATTGGTTAAATTTGGCAAATCAATTGTTCCTAATGACATATTATTATTAATTGAAATATAATCATCTACTGATGTTAAATTATTCAAATTAGAAATATCGTTGAGCATAATGTTACCTACAATTTCTAACTGATTTAAAGTTAAAATGCCATTTGGAAATCCGTTAAGACTTGTTAGAGCCTCATTTCTGTTAATTTCTACACTTTCAACAGATGTGATTCCTTCTAATCCGTGTATACTTTGTAGAGCAGGATTAGTTTGTATATGTATTGTTTGAGCGTTTTGTAAATTTGATAAACTGGCAAGATTAGTTAATTGAGTATGTCCAATGAATAAACTGTTCACGGCTTGTAAATTACTCAAACCAGAAATATCAGTGATCAAAACATTAGTTCTAATATCAAGACTTGAATTTACCACATTCAAATTATCTAAACCATCTAAACTTGTTAATAATTCATTCCTATGTATGGAAACATATTCTACTTCTTGAGCACCTTCTAATCCTTCTAGATTTTGTAGCACCGCATTATTTTCTATAGTTATAGAACTAAAATTAACGACGTTTTCTAAAGAATTGATACTTACTAATTGCTCATTATCTGTAATCCTCAATGATTTGATATCAGATTCTATATTTTGCAAACCATTAAGCGTATTCACATTAGTAGAAATGATACTTAGATCGCCTTCAATAATATTAATAGAGCTTAATGCATTTAGATTCGTAATTTCATTTTGTTGTAAATCATAGCCGTCGATAACAACATCACCAGTAATTTTAGTGTAGTTTTCTGCGGCAAACGTGTCAATCTCCAGCTGACTTCGTAAGACTAAATCATAATCAAAAATTTTTTCTCCTTCATTAATTGTTGTGTCATCGTTGTTGTCACTGCACGATAGGTTTGTTAAAACGAAAAAAAGTAAAAAAAGGTTACAAAAAAGCTTCATACACTATAAATTTAGATCAAAATACAAAAATAAATATCAAATCATTGTAAGTGCAGATTTTTAGGGAATTGTGAATCAAACAAAACTTTCAATAATTATTGAAAGTTTAAAAAGTAGTTGTATATTTGGCGAATGAAATTAGAAGAAGGTAGATCAAAATTTATTCAGGCTTGGGGTTCTTTAGGAAGCTCTTGGGGAATATCTAAATCCATGGCGCAAATCCATGCACTGCTGCTTTCTCATCCTGATGGATTAAGTACGGACGAGATCATGGAAGAAGTCCAGCTTTCTAGAGGTAACGTGAATACAAACGTACGCGAGTTGATCAACTGGAGATTGGTAAGAAAAGAAACCGTTCTTGGAGAACGTAAAGAATTCTTTATAGCACTTCATGATGTACATTCTATTGCGCAAAATATTATGGAAGAGCGCAAAAGAAGAGAGCTGGAACCGGTGAGACGATTACTTAACGAGCTCAAAGCCGCCAAACTTGAAGGTAACAAAGAAGAAATTGAACATTTTCAAACTTTAATTTCTGACCTATCTGATTTTGTAAGCCAAATGGAGAACTTAACTAATCTAATGACTAAAATAAACAGCAACAACTACATGAAAAAGCTGATCAAAGCGATCTCGTAGCTTTTTTATTTAAATTAAACTTTCAGTTTTTATTGAAAGTTCTAAAACTATAAATTATGAAATCTCTGTATAAACTCAATCTAGTTCTTTTTATTATCATGTTGGTACTTTTTGTAACCATTTATCTAGGTCTACTAATGATGCCTGTAGTTGGTGTTGTACAAGTTATGTCTGCATTTTGGTTGTATTCTAAATATAGCGAGTTGCCGAAAGAGATACAGCGCAAGCTTAATATTTACAGCATATTAAGTGTTTGTTTACTTACAATATTTATAATTTCTATACAGAATTCGTTCCATGATTTCTTTTTGGTACCGCTCACAGGTTGTGGATTGATGTCTATAGTTTTTATGCATATCCTATATAAGAACTATAAGTATACCGAAGAGAAATTCAATTAAACATCACTTTAAATTAAAACATCATGATCGCAAATCACAAATTACTCATCGACCAGAATTGCCCTATGTGCAACATTTATGGCAAGACATTTAAGAAGTTCAACATGCTTGATCAAGAATCTATCACACCATATCAAATAGTAGGTGAGGAGTTGACTTGCTCGATCGATATGCACCGCGCTCAAAACGAAGTGGCGCTGCACGATACCGTTACAGGTAAAACAATTTATGGTCTTGATTCTATGATTGAAATATTTGCTCAAGGCAAAAACTGGATCAAGAAACCATTGCAATTTCCGCTAGTTTATCTGCCTTTAAAACAACTCTATAATTTCATTACTTATAATAGGAAAGTCATTGCAGGTAATGCGCCTAGTCCTGCAGAAGATAGAGTTTGCGAGCCAGATTTCAACTACTTTTATCGCACGCTATTTATAGTGCTTACGGCTTTATTTACCGGTTTGGTGCTCAACTCCTACACCAATCACATTACGAACTATTTTGGTTTTACAACACCATGGTTTGTAGAATATATAATCTGTTTTGGTCAGGTTGTCTGGCAAGGAACTATGATTTTACTTTGGTCTCGTAAAAACAGTTGGGATTATCTAGGCAATATGAGTGCCGTTTCTACACTTGGAGGAATTTTATTATTGCCGTTACTGTTTATGAATTCGTTTTTTGACTTCTCAGGAATCGTTTTTCTAGTCTATTTTATGGTTGTGGTAGGAATCATGTTATTAGAACATTTACGCCGCTGCAGCAATATGAATCTCGGTTATCTACCTACGATTTCTTGGTTATCTTTCCGCACCGTCGTTTTGTTCTCAATTATCTGGATATTCAATTAAAGTTTAATTTAAAAAACTATGCTTGTTCCCTTTCCTTTGGAAAGGGTTAGGGATAGGCTCTATTCTCATGAAAAAAGTTGTTATCGCTGGTGGAACCGGCTTTTTAGGAATCGCTCTCAAGAATTATTTTGAGGCAAAAGGGTTTGTTGTGATCTCGCTTTCAAGGAGTGCAACGACGCAGAAGTTCACACAGAGCGCAGTCGAAGTGCGAAAGCGGAACAAAGACACCACTTACTGGAACGGTAAAGATCTAGGTGAGTGGACCAAGCATCTAGAAGATGCTGAGGTATTGATCAATCTAGCGGGAAAATCAGTGGATTGCCGTTATACCGATAAGAATAAAGCTGCGATTTTAAACTCACGTATTGACAGCACGCGCATATTAAATCTGGCTATAGAACAAGCTATCCATAAGCCAAAAGTATTCCTTAATGCAAGTACAGCGACTATTTATGTACATTCTGAAACGACCATAAATACAGAAGAAACTGGCGTGATAGGTGATGATTTTTCTATGAATATAGCCAAATCATGGGAGAAAGAATTCTATGCTACTGAAATACCTAGTGTGCGTAAAATTGCACTTCGTACTTCTATCGTTCTCGGTAAAAATGGTGGCGCTTTTCCAAAACTAAAAACCATCACAAGATTAGGAATGGGTGGCAAGCAAGGTCGTGGCGACCAATTTATAAGCTGGATTCATATCCATGACTTTTGTAAAGTCTTAGATTTTTTGATCAACTCTAACGTATCTGGATCTGTAAATATCACCTCACCAAATCCTAAAACCAACAAAGATTTTATGAGTGATTTACGAAAACAGTTAGGTGTTTCTATAGGTATTTCGCAACCAGTTTGGTTACTTGAATTAGCTAGCACCATCATAAATACAGAAACCGAATTGCTGCTAAAAAGCAGATATGTATATCCGCAGCGATTGTTAGATGCTGGTTTTCAATTTGAACATGAAACGGTTGAGGATTGTTTAAAGGAGTTAGTTTCTTAGAACTAGGGAATTAACTAGATTATCATGAATAGCTTGTTTTCTAGAGTCACCATGCACGGTAAGTAGGGAAATCCATCCAAGGGAATATTTGATGATCATTCTTAAAACAGCTGCAAAGAAGTTGACGGCGTTACCTTTCTCATTTTCAACTCTTATATTAATAAACTGCTGTCCTATCGTGCCTTTGAAAAAAGCGATAGAAACAGGCTCGTAAAGAAAGAAATAGGATACAAAAAGGATGAATCTCAAGTATGTGGGGACATTCTCAAAATTACCCAATACTTCGGATGTCATAAACATTGTAACGATAAGGATAATCTGATCAATTACCAAAGCTTTTATTCTATCCGATAAGCTGGCGTATTCCATAATTAATCCAGTTTATTTTGCAATTTATAATCCACGTAGAAATCTTCAACCACCTCAAGAACTGCTTTTGAATTAGGCAATTTCAGCTTTTGAATTTTAGTTGAAGGTGTTATCCATTCGCTTTTTCCATCAATTAATATTTGGATAGGCATCTCAAAACCATCTACTACATTGGTCCAGCGGTAATGCATTTTCTTTTTTACCATGGCATACTCTAAAACGGGAACACGCACATCTCTCAGGTATTGATCAAAAACAGGTTTTAAATCCATTCCCATTTTATCAGCAATATAGTTTTCTATTTGTGCGGTTGTAACCGTTTGATGATAAAAATCTGAATTGAGACCGCGTAAAATTTCTCTCCATTTCTTATCATCATTAGTTATGGTTCTTAACGTGTGCAAAAGGTTAGCTCCTTTATAATACATGTCACCAGAGCCTTCATGATTCACATCATACTGACCTATAAGAGGTCGGTCATTTCTAATACTGCGACGTGTTCCAATGACATACTCACCGCTAGCTTGTCTTCCATAATGGTAGTCTAAAAATAAACTTTCTGAATAAGCTGTGAAGCTTTCATGAATCCACATGTCGGCTATATCTTTATTAGTAATATTGTTTGCAAACCACTCGTGTCCTGCTTCATGAATAATGATAAAATCAAATTTCATTCCCCAACCGCTACCAGAAAGATCATTGCCTAAATAACCTTTTACATATTTGTTACCATAAGTAACTGAGCTTTGGTGCTCCATTCCTAAATAAGGAACTTCTACGAGTTTGAAACTATCTTCATAAAACGGATAAGGACCAAACCAATGTTCAAAAGCTTCCATCATTTTAGGAGCATCTTTGAAGTGTTCCTTGGCTTTTTCTAGATTGTCTTTAAGAACATAGTAATTCATATCTAGAGGTCCTTTTTCTCCTTCATAGACCTCAGAGAAATTTGCATAATCACCTATGTTGATATTCACACCATAGTTGTTAATAGGGTTTTCTACCAGCCATACAAAAGTTTTGGTTCCGTCGTCTTTAGAAGATTCATCAGTGAGTCGACCATTAGCAACAGCTGTCAATCCTTGCGGTATAGTTATAGCGATGGTCATTCCAGTTTCTGGCTCGTCGTACATATGATCTTTACATGGCCACCACACGCTAGCACCTAATCCTTGATTAGAAGTAGCTATAAAATGTTTGCCATTGCTATCTTTCTTCCAAGAAAAACCACCATCCCAAGGAGCGTTTTTTGCCTGTCGTGGATTTCCCTCAAAGAATATCTGTATGCTGTTTTTTGCGCCTGCATTTTGTTCTTTTTCTAGAGTTATAAAGTGAGCATTTCCTTCTCTAGTTACCGATAACTCTTTGTTATTGCCTAATACTTTAGTAATCTTCATAGGTTCTTGAAGATCGATTTGCATGACTTGCTGTGATTCAAGAACTGTATAAGTTACCGTATTAGAACCTGAAATAAATTTCTTTTCTGGCTCCACTTTCACATCCAAATCATAGCGAACTAAATCCCACCAAACACGTTCTGGAGTGATAGAACCTCTTA is drawn from Nonlabens dokdonensis DSW-6 and contains these coding sequences:
- the metF gene encoding methylenetetrahydrofolate reductase [NAD(P)H] — encoded protein: MKITKHIQKATKPLFSFEIIPPVKGKSIKQLYDNIDPLMEFKPPFIDVTTSREEFIYLEKENGLLEKRLTRMRPGTLGICASIQNRYHVDTVPHLLCGGFTKQETEYLLVDCQYLGIDNVMALRGDARKEERRFEKTTDGHEYAIDLVKQIQKLNEGSYLHEVIEITCDVDFCIGVAGYPEKHEESPSMKSDLKRLKEKVDAGADYVVTQMFFDNQKYFEFVKCARAAGIQVPIIPGIKPLATKKHLNLLPQTFNLDLPETLVEAVESCKNNKEVRQVGVEFCIEQCKELLAHDVPVLHFYSMGKSDNIESIARAIF
- a CDS encoding acyloxyacyl hydrolase; protein product: MFKTCLGLLICLAFAKAVTAQTTEEFPKVATLDASFLYGSILEHNPDIAHLITDHPTGILLSYNRKTFGEEEWQSRFGFPDWGFSAAYQDMKTYELGEAYSAYAHYNFHFFNRNFQLRIGQGLAYVTKPFDEIENPRNNAYGSTITSTTYLNAVYRKENIVKGLGFHAGATIIHYSNANVRAPNNSTNTWFFQAGLNYTLNKENIPEFKIWEKRKYSEPIHYNFVARTGFNESDYRGSGQFPFYDFSFYADKRINIKSSLNAGTEVFISEFLKEYRDYQANSFLEEGITGDENFQRVGVFIGHELHLGKTSVLTQFGYYVYWPIPFESRIYNRMGLQRRLTDHVFASLTLKSHGAAAEGVSFGIGYRL
- a CDS encoding head GIN domain-containing protein, whose translation is MNYKFTQAFYWPSLLLILFVISCDSEDGLNCTQAAGDFIEQEYELESFDKILVFERLKLTVKDGPIQKVVVKTGENLLNDVDVTVNDGRLEVVNNNGCNLVRDYGITEVVVTSPNITEIRSSTGEDVRSEGVLGWDNLTLLSNDGPEEDFYHSTGDFRLQLDVLNLTINTNKLSNFYLSGTVENADFNWDEGDGRLIANDLIIQNAQIFHRGTASWNVDVRENISGIINGYGDVILKSRPTTVDVQETWQGRLVIDN
- a CDS encoding DUF2911 domain-containing protein translates to MKKYILLLAVILSTSSLYAQEFSPVDKSPMDAAFFPADAAKRAFRKGVTEPKIRVLYGRPSLKDRNIFTTEDKKKDGITVYGKSWRLGANESTELLLMQDAMIGDKLVKAGRYSIVVTPTEKEWTFHINSENDGWGNYSHKPELDVVTVSVPVTMDSESLEQLSITMYSPNKDNTVHLKTGWGKYRTELPIVLK
- a CDS encoding type II toxin-antitoxin system VapC family toxin; the encoded protein is MSGNKLFLDTNIILYLLNGDQTLAELLDGKQLYISVITELELLAFKGIATSEEEVISEFISQCKTISINKTVKEETIRIRKSYGTKLPDSIIIATALYLDFPLITADVEFKKVEELTLVLYENN
- a CDS encoding tRNA pseudouridine synthase A, with protein sequence MNPGPFAQNNRQFFLIKLQYLGFRFHGWQKQPNNIPTVERMVLRTLRYVFDHSNFKVLAAGRTDAKVSVNETWIELFLDDSKELEPDSFLADFNQNLPSDIRALEIEKTGKDFNVIQAPKIKEYIYLFSHGEKFHPFCASMMVYMKSELDIEIMQTAARLFEGTHDFWSYTYKPSETTETTSTIESCYIEKNELFTANFFPEESFVFRVTGAGFKRHQVRLMMGMLIDLGMHKLTLEEFVETLDGSKKIHLSHIAPSSGLMLYKSEFL
- a CDS encoding HD domain-containing protein translates to MTQQQIIDKTVEFVKNTLKNAEGGHDWFHIERVWKNAKLIAQNEKCDRVIVELGALLHDIADSKFHDGDETVGPKVAREFLESLEVPEDVILHIENIIKYISYKGGHQSKNFTSIELDVVQDADRLDAIGAIGIARTFNYGGFKNRAIYNPEIAPDLNMTKEQYKKSTAPTINHFYEKLLLLKDLMNTETGKKIAQQRHYFMQDFLDQFYAEWNGEK
- a CDS encoding GbsR/MarR family transcriptional regulator, translated to MKLEEGRSKFIQAWGSLGSSWGISKSMAQIHALLLSHPDGLSTDEIMEEVQLSRGNVNTNVRELINWRLVRKETVLGERKEFFIALHDVHSIAQNIMEERKRRELEPVRRLLNELKAAKLEGNKEEIEHFQTLISDLSDFVSQMENLTNLMTKINSNNYMKKLIKAIS